The genomic region TTGTCAACATTTGCTAAATTATTGGCAATAGCATCTAAACGTGCTTCCTGTGCTATCATGCCGCTTGCGCCGGTATACAATCCTCGTACCATTATGGTTTTCCTCCTTTTACTCTTTGTATATCGGCACCTAAGCTCTGTAACTTTTGCTCAAAATTTTCATAACCTCTGTCAGTGTGATATATACGGCGTATTTCAGTTTGTCCTTTTGCTACCAGTGCAGCAAGTACCAGCGAAGCTCCTGCACGCAGATCAGACATCAGAACCGGCGCAGCCTGTAATTGTTTCCCACCCTTGACAACAGCAACATTCCCTTCTATTTCAATGTCAGCACCCATGCGGCGCAGTTCGCCAACGTGTGTGTATCTGTTCTCAAAGATTGTTTCAATAATCACGCTGATTCCTGGTATAGTGCACATCAATGCCATTATGGGTGCTTGCAGGTCGGTTGGGAAACCGGGGTATGGCAGGGTCCTTATCATGCTACCCTGCAATTTTTTAGAAGGTTCTATTGTAACGGAACTATCGCCGCCTGAAATAACAAAACCCATTTCAGACAGTACATCAATGCAAGCCTTGAAATGTTCGGGGATGACATTGTTTATGGTAATGTTACTCCGTGTGATAGCTCCTGCAATTAAAAATGTGCCTGCTTCAATGCGATCAGGAATAATGGAATAGGTGACAGGTTTAAGCTTCTTTACACCATGTATAATAATGCGCTCTGTTCCCAGCCCTTGAATCTTTGCGCCCATCTTTATGAGGAAGTTGCCCAGATCAACCACATCTGGTTCCATTGCACAATTTTCCAGTATGGTTTGCCCATCGGCAAGGACTGCTGCCATCATAATGTTTGCAGTGGCACCAACGGAGACTTTTCGCATAATGAAGCGATTACCCTGAAGCTTTTGAACTCGCGCTTTAATATATCCATGTTCTATGGTTATGGTGCTACCGAGAGCTTCAAAACCTGAAAGATGAATATCTACAGGACGTTCGCCAATGGCACAACCACCGGGCATTGATACATCGGCCTCGCCACACCGTGCTAATAGCGGGCCCATAACGTATATGGAAGCACGCATGGTTTTAACTAAATCATAGGGTACTTCGGCGTTTTTTAAAGAATTTACATGGATTTTTAACGTATTGTGTTCAGTATCAAATTCATAATTGGCGCCTAAGCATTCAATAACTTTTAAAATTGTTTGAATATCTTTTAAATTGGGTACATTGTGTAACACGGTAGTACCCTCAGCAAGAAGGCTTGCCACAATAATTGGCAGTGCAGCGTTTTTAGCACCGGAGATAGTTACTGAACCATTAAGCTTTTTGCCGCCTTTAATTAAATAGGTATCCACGGTTAATCCTCGATTGCGTTATTAATTTTTTGTTTGAAGTATGTATGGTTGCAAAAAATGTCAATTCAATTAGATAAATTTTTTAAATTAATTCTTGACAATAAGAGGGTATAGTTCAATATATTGAAAAGTGAGTAAGCACTCACTCATTATTTAATCTATGTGCTGATACCAGGAACTATCGCACAACTTGAATAAAATTTGATAAAAATGTATATTAGAAAAAAAAGGAGGAATTATGAAAATAGGGGTACCTAAAGAAATAAAGATTAAGGAAAATCGTGTGGCTCTGACACCATCGGGAGTGAATGCTTTAGTTGCTCATGGACATACTGTGTTTGTAGAAACCCACGCAGGTGAAGGTTCGGGTTTTTCAGATGATGAATACAAAAAAGCAGGTGCAAAAATTTTGAAAAATGCTGATGATGTATGGAATGAAGCTGAAATGATTGTGAAAGTTAAAGAGCCGCTGGGACCGGAATTTGAAAGAATGAAAGAAGGTCAGATTATTTTTACATATCTGCATTTAGCTGCTGATGAAGCATTAACCCGCGAACTTCTTGATAAAAAGGTAATAGGTGTGGCTTATGAAACCATTCAACTGGATGATGGTAGCTTGCCCCTTTTAGCGCCTATGAGTGAAGTTGCAGGAAGGCTTTCCATACAGATGGGGTGCATGTGCTTGGAAGCAAAAAATGGTGGTGCAGGTATATTACTTTCAGGGGTTGCTGGTGTTCCGCCCGCAAAGGTAGCTATTATTGGTGCAGGTATTGCAGGAACCAATGCATGCCATTTAGCTGTTGGAGTGGGTGCTGAAGTGGCCATTCTTGATATCAGTGCACAACGATTGAGATACATTCAAGATATATTCAAGGGCAGGGTGATTACTGTCATGTCAAATAAGGCAAATATATGGGATTTTGTAACAAAGGCTGATCTGGTTATTGGTTCGGTATTAATACCTGGTGCCAAAGCTCCGAAGCTAATCACCCGTGATATGCTTAAAGCAATGAGAAAGGGTTCAGCCATGGTTGATATTGCTATTGATCAAGGTGGTTGTGCTGAAACAAGCAAACCCACAACCCACGATGATCCCATTTATATTGAAGAAGGTATTGTGCACTACTGTGTTGCAAATATGCCGGGTGCAGTGCCACGTACTTCTACCTATGCTTTAACTAATGCAACGTTATCATACGTGCTAGAATTAGCGGATAAAGGCCTGGAAAAGGCAATGCAGAAAAATAAAGCACTGCATAAAGGACTTAATGTGTATAAAGGTAAGCTTACTTATGACCATGTTGCAGAAGCATTCAATATGCCATATGAAAAAATTGAATTTTAGTTATGCTTCAGTATATGACAATAAACTCTGTGCTAAGTTTTTTGCTTGCTCTTTTGTAAGTTGAATTGTTGCCGTACCTCCACCCGGATGAGGCAGTATTAATAAAACCTTATCATTGTTCACCTCGATTTTATACTGCCCATCCGGCATTTTTACCTCAGGCGATAACCAGTCATCAGCATTGAATTCCGCAATCTGTATCAACACACCAAATGCATGTTTTGGATGAATAAAGATTTCTTTCCATACCCCACCTGGGTATTCATGATAACCAAAGTAAGGGACTCCCATTTGATCTAATTTTGAAATAGCTTTTTTAATGTCATGAGTCTGCAGTGTTATATGATGAACGCCACTTCCTCGTGATTCCATAAAACCATCTAAAAAGCTTCCTTTGTCGGTTGGTGTTATTAACTCAATTCTGCTCATATCGCCAAGGGAAAATATTTGCCAGTAAAATTTTGTATTATCATCTTTTGCTCCAACGCCGGCAACAGCACCCAAGCTTTCAAAAAAATTTTTTGCTTTCTCAAAATCGGGGACAGCAAGTGAAACATGATCAATACGCTCTATCATGACATACCTCTTTTTTTATAAAATATAAGAATGATTAGTATATATATTAAAAAAATTCAAATTCTTTTTTAAATGATAGTATATAAATTAAAGTTTTAATTTAAAAAGTACTTGAAAAATAAAATTATGATCACTAATTATTCCTAAATGTGGAAATTTTAATAAAATATAAAATAGTGTACACCACCGCCACCGAAGGCGGCGGGGGTGTACACTATATTCATTATGAAATTTTTTAAGGAATTATTGCTGAATTATGATTATAAATAGTAGCAATACAAATTAATCATTGTACTTGTAAAGAACGGTGATTAATTAAATAATATAAGACTTTGGAGGGAAATATGCATTTTGAGACAACTACTTGTGTTTCATTAGAGAATGTTGTATTATTGGAAATGTATGCAAAAAAACTTAATATGTCGCTACGGTCATTGATTGTATATTTATTGATGTTTGCTGCTAAAAAAGAAAAGAGAAAACCAATAGCATTTAAAAGAATTTCGTATAGAAAACGTGATAAAAAACCCTGGCGCAGATTACATCTTGTACTTTATCAATCCGAATACGAATTTATTCTTGATGTGAAAAAACTGTGGAAGATGTCGTTGGCGCTTTGTATTGAGTTTTGTATTGAAAACGTTCTGTTTGAATTTATCAACTATTATATTGAATTTGAAAAAAGAAAAGATACCGATAACTATCTTAGTTATTACCAAAATAGATCCTACACATTTGACTTTTATCAAGAAAAAGGCATACATTGCTGCAAATTTTACTGGGGGCCACCCCCACAAATACTAAATAAAAAATTAACATTAGAATTAGCCTGATATCACCCCTATAGTATTTATAAATTTTAAAGTTGATAAGTCACCAATTACAAAGCTTAAATGTTTGACATTTATAGCCAATAGCACTACATCTGTATCTTTAGTTATCCAAAACGATGGTGTGATGAAAAATTATTTATTAAATGAAAATTTATATACGAGGCACATATGCAGGAATTAGTATCTTTCCTTTCAAATCCCAAAGCTTATGATCATCCTGTTGATACAGTTACTGTTGTTCAGACTCATATTTCGTATGTATTTATTGCAAAACCGTATGTGTATAAGCTTAAAAAACCTGTTGATTTTGGTTTTTTAAATTTTGTTTCGTTTGAAGACAGAAAATTTTATACATTTGAGGAATATCGATTAAATTCTCGTATTAGTCCTGAAATCTATCTTGGGGTGGTTGTTGTTGTCAAAGATGGAAAAAAGTTAAGATTGGTTGAAGATGGAAAGTATGATGAAAAAAATGTCGCAGCATATTGTCTAAAAATGAAATATATCGACGACACATATTCACTTAAGAATATGTTAATGCAGGGGATTAATAATCAGTTACTATCGCTTATAGCTCAAAAAATTTATATGTTTCATAAAGAAGCAGATAATACTGAAGGATTACAAGGATTTGGTGGTATCAACGAGATAAGCAAAAACTCACTGGAAAATTTTGACCAAATTGAAAAATATATAGGGGCGATAGTTACTGAGGATGATTATGACTGTATGCGAAAATGGACTGATAATTTCATCAAACACAACACAACGTTATTTGAAAATCGTAACGCTCAAGGGTTTGTGCGCGATTGTCATGGTGATCTGCACTGCGAACATATTTACTATAAGGATGGTACAATAATCATCCTGGACTGTATTGAATTTAATAAACGGTTCAGGTATATAGATACAATTTCAGATATTGCATTTTTGCTCATGGACTTAGATGTAAATGGAAATACGGCTGATTCAAACAGGTTGTGTGCACAGTATATTCAGCTTTCAGGAGATTATGATGGTGTGCTTGTACTGCCTTTTTATAAGGCATACCGTGCCATGGTTAGGGCAAAAATTAATAGCTTCCAATCAGATAATGAAGGGATAACACAACAAGAAAAAGACGCGTGCATACAAAAGGCTTCACAATATTTTCAACTAGCAAAGCATTATATGCAGCAAAATACAAAAGGTGTTGTTTATACTGTTTTTGGCAACATCGGAAGTGGTAAAAGCACTATAGCCATGGAGTTGGCTTCATTAACAGGTGGCATTGTCATTAATTCAGATGCGGTACGCAAAAAGTTAGCGGGTCTTGATGTTTTTGATAAAGCAAAATCAAAAGCTGGTGAAGGCATTTATACTCCTCAGATGACTGAAAAAGTGTATGCAACAATGAAACAAAAAGCTCTGGCGATAGCTCATGCAGGAATGCCTGTTATTCTTGATGGTACATTTTACAGCAAAGAAATACGAAGAAATTTTTATCAATTTTTTAAAGATGAAGGGATTGGTATACAATTTGTTTATGCGCAGTGCCCCGAGGAAGAACTTCTTAGAAGAATAGAGAAAAGGGAAAAGGATGCATCAATTTCAGATGCCGATGTTGAAACTTTTATGCAATTAAAGGATAGGTTTGAAAAACCAGATAATGATGAACAACAGGTTTATAAAATTAATACTGAATCAGGAATTGATGATATATATAATCAATTGAAGAATATCATTATTATAAAAAATAAATAGGTGTAAAGTAATATGGGTATTGCTAGTATTATACTATGTTTTTCGTTATTGCAGGTAAATACAACAAATTTTGATAAGTTCAACACTTTGCTAAAAGAAGGAAAACTTGATGAAGCAAAAATTGTTATAGATAATTGGGGTGAACAAAAGGAATCTGATCCGCAATACTATATATGTTGCTTTAATTATTTTATGAATAAAGCAATTACACAAGGATATGTTATTCAGGTTAATCCACCAAGCGATAGGGAAAAAATCATTTTAACATTAAAAGACCCAAATACAGGATCCGTCAAAGGATTTATGGTGGCTACAATTGTCTATGATAAAGCTACAGCAAATACTGCAATAACATTCATTAAGGAAGGCATTCAAAAATTTCCAGACCATTATGAAATGCGTTTTGGGTTATTATGGGCATTAAAAGAATTAAAGGATTTTGACCAATATATAGGTGAGTTGGAAGATGCTTTAAAATATTTTTCTGATAAAAAGCTTACTTATATCTTTTGGAATAATAATAAAAAAATTTCAGATCCTGATGGTTTCATTATAGAAAAAATACAGGATATATTGCATGAATTTGTAAATAATGATGAGATTTATTCAAACCAGAAATTCTTGAACAATTATATTGATTTAATGATTAAGTACTATCCTGACAATAAATATGGTTATGCAAATAAAGGATTTATGTATTTTAACAATAAGGAATATGATAAAGCTCTAGAATACTATTTTAAGGCATATGAAATAGATAAAGAAGATCTTTTAGTTTTATTCAATATTGGATTTATATATAAACAAAAAGGTAATTATGATTGCGCAAAGACATTTTTTGAAAAGATTATTACAATTGGTGTAAATGAATATTATATTAACAGGGCTAGTGAGGAATTAAAGAATTTAGCAAGCAAAAGTCAGTGATAATGATAAATATTTAAAATAATCAATTAATTGGAATATATAAAACTTGTCCTTGGTGAATAAAATCTGGGTGGGTTATATTGTTAATTGTAATAATAGTCTGTGGGCTTGCCCGGTAACGCTTTGCTATTTGTGACAGTGTTTCACCTGATTTTACTTTATGAGTTTTAATAGATGTAAACTTTAATGTGTAAATTTGATCTTTATATTCTTCTATTTTTTCTTTACTACCTTTTGGTAATAACAGTATATAATTACGTTCTTTGGGTGGGGTTATATTTTTTTTAAGTTGAGGGTTGTATAGCTTAATAAATTCAGAAGGAATGTTGCATTTTTCAGTAAGCACATTAATCCTTACCGGGTATCTGATTTCTACCAGTTCAATATCATAATCATTATCAGGTTTCAGTAAATCTTTTTCAATAGAAAATAGTTCAGGATATTTATAAATAAGTGCTAATGCAGCATAGCGGTATATATATTCTGCAGTTTCTTTACGTAAAACTCCAGATTCGATGAGGTCATAGAAATGGTGATAGCCATTGGCTTTCATTGTTCGTGATAAATAACCACATCCACCGTTGTATGCAAGCAGTGCAAGTTCCCATGAATTAAATGTATTATTCAAATGGTTGAGATGTCGTAGTGCAGCATTTGTTGATTTTATTATATCACGGCGCTCATCAACAAAATCGTTTATCTGTAATCCTAGAATTTTTGCTGTTGATGGTAAAAATTGCCATATCCCTACTGCATTGCTCCTGGAAACAGCATAGGGATTAAAGGCGCTTTCCAGCAGTGGAAGTAGTGCAATATCTTCAGGAATACCTTCATATTGCTGCATCTGTTCTCTAATTAAAGGCATGTATAGGTGTGAACGTTTTATAGCGGTTATAGTATATTCCCTGCCTCTGGTGAGATAAATGTACAAAAATTTTCGTACATCAGGAATTCTACACACGGACAAATCATTTATAGCAGTAAATATATCTTTACCCTCTAATTTAGGTAAGAATATGCTATCATTATCGGGATTATAATTTATTGCATTTTGTAATCCTTCTTCTGAGAACACAGGATCGGAATACAATTCTAAGAGATTTTTGCAAAAAAGTTTAGTGTCAACAAATTCAATGAGTATAATAAAAATCAGTAAATATGATATGTAATGCAGTTTTTTCATCCGCTAAAATATTCCTAATTTTTATAAAGTATTATATATAAAATTAAATGAACAATATACTATAAATAGTAAATAAAAAATAGTCACATATCATGATAGCAAAAATGGAATAATATGTCAAAAAAATTGTACAAAAAAAGTTAAGTTGTATTAACATTACTGATGGATGTAGTATTTAATTGTTGTATGGAATAATACATGATTTATATATATTTTAATAAACAATAAATAAAAAGTGATGGACATTATTCAATGAAATAATTATATTTATCAGAATAGAATACATTAAATAGAAGGTTGAATTGTATGGATCAGCTTATAGAAAATATTGGTAAGAAGATTCAATATTTCAGAAAAAAAAATGATATAACCTTAAAGGAATTAGCTGAAAAAATACATGCAACACCAAGCCTTATTAGTCAGATTGAACATGGGAAAGCAAATCCTTCGCTGGCCACATTGAAGGCAATTGCTGATGTATTCAATGTTCCCATTGGCTTATTTTTTGAAAATGAGATAAAAAAAACAGCACCTTCCCCTGTAATACGAAAGAATACACACCGAAGACTGCTTACTGATGGAAATGTTTCATACACTTTATTAAATCCCGATTCCAACGAAATGGAAGTTATCTTGATTGAGTTTCCTCCGGGTGCTTCAACAGGGGAAGAACATTATCACCATGACGGGTATGAAGTGGGTTATATTATGAAAGGTGAGCTAACAGTAGCATTGGAAGATAATGAATACAATTTACAGCAGGGGGACAGCATTGCATTCAAAAGCTTGCGTTCACATAAAATAAAAAACAATTCTTCACAAACAACCCTTGCTCTATGGGTTAATCTTGTGCCATGGATTTTTGTTAAATAGGAAACAATTCTATGACTAACACCAACCCTGACATCCAGTCAGCAATCTATACAAAGACAAAAGTAAAACTTTCAATAGTGCATATGGTGCTGGAACTTTTTCTTTTGGGTGTTGGTTCGTTTACAATATCAAAGCCACTTTACCAGTTATTATCGCCCTTAATAAAAAATGATTATATTTTGCTTTTAGCCTTTTTTGTTTCTTTTGGCGGTTTATTGTCACTTATTCTTTTGCCTCTGGAATTTTATCAAAGCTACATTATTGAACACACGTTTGGACTTTCAAATCAAACAGTTTTTGACTGGTGTATTGAAGAATTAAAATCTTTGCTGGTTTCAATTGTTATTGGCCTTCCACTGATACTGCTGTTTTATTATTTGATTAAAGTTACTGCGCTATGGTGGCTGTATTTTGCTATTGTAGTTTTTATATTTGCTATTATCCTTGCAAAAATTGCTCCTGTATTGATTTTCCCATTATTTTATACGTTTACACCCATTGACAATAATGATTTAAAAAACTCATTGAATGAACTCATGCAACAACACGGATTACATGTTAGTGGAATTTTTTCGTTTAATATGATTAAGGACACGAAAAAAGCTAACGCTGCATTTACCGGCTTGGGTAGAACACGAAGGATTATCTTAAGTGATACCATGCTCAATGTATTTGACGTTAATGAAATCAAAACAGTATTTGCCCATGAGTTAGGGCATTATGTGTATAAACATATTGTAAAAAACATTGTGCTCAGTGGCATTATAATTGTTGGGTCATTTTATGTATGTTCTTACCTGTATGAAATAACATTGTATACTGTTGGATATTCAAGCAGATTTGATATTGCAGCTTTGCCACTACTAATATTTTATCTTTCAATTTTCAGCATGCTGCTTATGCCGCTGCTCAACACCCTGTCGCGGTACTATGAAAAACAGGCTGATATGTATGCACTTAAAGTAACAGGCGATCCTGAGTCTTTTATATCAACAATGGAAAAGTTAGCGGCAATGAATCTTTCGCAAAAAGAACAGCATCCTGTCATTGAGTTTCTCCTGTACAGCCATCCAACAATTGCTAAGCGAATTGAGTTAGCCAAGAATTACAGGGCTACCACTTCGTGATTGTATATGACCAATGATGTATGCTTTTTCGCCGTGTTGTGTAAGGATTTTTATAAGTGAATCTGCATCATCTTTTTTTACAACACATATCATGCCAATACCCATATTAAATGTGGTGAACATCTCCTTTTCTTCAATGTTGCCCTCACGCTGTATTATCTGGAATATTGGTGGTACGGTAAATGATTTCTTTTCAATGTATGCAGTGGCACTATCCGGCAAAATGCGTGGAATATTTTCATAAAAGCCACCACCGGTTATGTGAACCAGCCCTTTAATGGTAACTATCTCCAAAGCTTTTAAAATGGGTTTAACATATATGCGTGTTGGTTCAAGCAGTACCTGACCTAATGGTTTTGACAATTCATTGAGTTTTGTTTCAACTGTATATTTCTTGATATCAAAAAATAGTTTTCTGACAAGCGAATATCCATTAGAATGGATTCCCGATGAGGCAATGCCTACAATTGCATCACCAGGTTGTATGGTACTTCCATCGATGATGCGATGCCTATCGACAACACCAACACTGAATCCCGCTATATCATAATCATCTGGCTGCATAACATTGGGATGTTCAGCTGTCTCGCCACCTATTAGAGCACAATCCGCCATTTTGCAACCTGTGGCCAATCCTTTTATGACATCAACTAAAACATCTTCATGAAGTTTGCCACAAGCTATGTAATCCAAAAAAAATAGAGGCCTGGCACCAGTTACCACAATATCGTTTACACACATTGCCACAGCATCAATGCCAATGGTTGTGTGTACGTTCATCATCTGCGCAATCTTTAGTTTTGTTCCCACACCGTCGGTACTGGAAACAAGTACGGGTTCTTTGTATTGTTTAAAGGTAGCGTCAAATAGTGCGGCAAATCCTCCAATATCAGTTAAAACTTCTTTTGTAAATGTTTCTTTTACTATGGTGCTAATACGTTTTACAAACCTGTTGCCACCTTCAACATCAACTCCAGAATCCTTATATGTAATGCCCATGATTACCTCTTTGTAAAAGTAAATTGTTATGTTATTTAGTAATATACGTTAAATCAAAACTATACGTTTAACGCTGTGTATAGCTTACTTGTTTTATATAATGATATATAGAAAAAATATGTAGAACCTCACCACTTTCGTAGAGGGAACTGAAGAATTTTTTAATCAAAAAACCAATAATAGATATTTGTCAATAAAGAAAACTAAAAAGATAGTGGATAGTACTACATTGGTAAGTATTGATAAAGAAAGTATTTATATATGGTAATATTAGTATTCTTTTAAACAATTCATCACTAACCTGTAATAATTCACGATTAACAATCAGTAATAATTCATTAAAAATTTCATATGAATATAGTATACACCCCACTGCCGAAGGCGGCAGGGTGTACATTATTATTTTGTTCAAATTTCCACCTTTAGGAATAATTAATGATTAACAATAGTAATGTTATACATAATTTTATATATAATTTATTGCTTGCAATTAATTTGTATATATTATCATATTGTAATATAAGATAAAAAATTGATTTTTCAATATCATAATATTATGGAGGAGGATTTTCACCATTATCGGGGTAGCTTAAATCAAATTGATGGAATTAAGACAATAATGTCATTTCAAAGAATGAAGTATGGTCACTGAGTCCTATTAAAGTATGGTTACTGATTTTGATAAAGAGAAGGGGAACATTAACTTCTCCTATTCGTTGTACTTGTCCCTATAGAATAGGGGCTTTTCAGGATGATATGAGGGTGAACAATATTTTTAACTCCTTGGGGTTTGAAATGGCATTATGAATAATTTTATAAAGGGGGAGGTTTATATGAAAGATCCTAAAAAAGATCAGTTATGTTTGGAGAAATATAAAGAATTGCTTCCTAATTTAGCTGATTATGTAGAGTATTATGCTAAAAAGAAGCCTAAAGCATTGGCTATCATTGAACATAATACCGGTGAAAAAGTAACATGGAAGCAATTCAATACCTCGGTATCCGCATTTGCTGCAAAGTTGCTTTCCATTGGATTGAAAAAGGGTGATATAGTAGCAACCAGTTTGCCACTGTTAAAAGAACATATTTACCTCATGTATGCCTGTTACAGGATTGGTATAATAATTGCTCCACTTGATTTGCGACTGAAAACAAAAGAGATACAATACTGTTTGGACAGGATGAAACCTAAAGCGTATTTCTTCTTAGGGAAAACTCCAGTGGCAGACTTCAGACCCATGATAGCTGAGGTAATGAAGACATCTCCATATGTGCAATACTGGGTTCAGTTTCAAAAAGAACCCGAGTTTATAATGGAAGGTGCTATTGGCGTTGCCGATTTTGTGAAAGACATCAAAAAAGTTTTTATTAAAAGTTTAATTACAGGCAGCGTAAAAAGGGCTCGAAAAAAAGTTCAAAAAAGAGATGCATGTTTGATAATTTTTACAACAGGATCAACGGGATCTCCAAAGCCTGCATTGCTATGCCATGAAGGAATACTTGTACAGAATATAGGTCTTGCTGTTGGTTTTGAATTAAATGAAAATGACAGATTTCTGGTTAATCTACCTCCTTCCCATGTTGGTTGTACTACTGAACAGCTGGCAACAACCATTTTTGGTGGAGGAACATCGGTCATCCTTCATATTTTTGATCCCAAGCTAAGCCTTGAAGCAATTCAAACTCATAAAGTAACATGCCTTGGACAGATTCCTGCATTATTTAACATGGAATGGCTGCTACCAAATTATAAGGATTACGATTTATCAAGTTTGCGTTTTGCTATTTATGGTGGTCAGGCAGTGTCCCGTGAATTTTTAGTAAAGATGAAATCTATGGCTCCCAGGATTGGCACAGGTTTGGGTTTAACCGAAACATCTGGTTTCTGTACGTATACTGATGTTGATGCAGATGTTGATGAGATTGTTCAGGGTATTGGTTATGACATGCCGCTATGCCCAATCAGTATACGTGAGCCCATGAATGCTGATGGTTCAGCAGGCAGAGAAAAATCAAAAGGGGAAATTGGTGAAATTTGCTTTAGCGGGCCTCAGATATTTTTAGGCTATCTCAATGATCCTGATAATACCAGAAAGACAATTTCAAAAGAAGGAATATGCTATACCGGGGA from Spirochaetota bacterium harbors:
- the murA gene encoding UDP-N-acetylglucosamine 1-carboxyvinyltransferase, encoding MDTYLIKGGKKLNGSVTISGAKNAALPIIVASLLAEGTTVLHNVPNLKDIQTILKVIECLGANYEFDTEHNTLKIHVNSLKNAEVPYDLVKTMRASIYVMGPLLARCGEADVSMPGGCAIGERPVDIHLSGFEALGSTITIEHGYIKARVQKLQGNRFIMRKVSVGATANIMMAAVLADGQTILENCAMEPDVVDLGNFLIKMGAKIQGLGTERIIIHGVKKLKPVTYSIIPDRIEAGTFLIAGAITRSNITINNVIPEHFKACIDVLSEMGFVISGGDSSVTIEPSKKLQGSMIRTLPYPGFPTDLQAPIMALMCTIPGISVIIETIFENRYTHVGELRRMGADIEIEGNVAVVKGGKQLQAAPVLMSDLRAGASLVLAALVAKGQTEIRRIYHTDRGYENFEQKLQSLGADIQRVKGGKP
- the ald gene encoding alanine dehydrogenase, which encodes MKIGVPKEIKIKENRVALTPSGVNALVAHGHTVFVETHAGEGSGFSDDEYKKAGAKILKNADDVWNEAEMIVKVKEPLGPEFERMKEGQIIFTYLHLAADEALTRELLDKKVIGVAYETIQLDDGSLPLLAPMSEVAGRLSIQMGCMCLEAKNGGAGILLSGVAGVPPAKVAIIGAGIAGTNACHLAVGVGAEVAILDISAQRLRYIQDIFKGRVITVMSNKANIWDFVTKADLVIGSVLIPGAKAPKLITRDMLKAMRKGSAMVDIAIDQGGCAETSKPTTHDDPIYIEEGIVHYCVANMPGAVPRTSTYALTNATLSYVLELADKGLEKAMQKNKALHKGLNVYKGKLTYDHVAEAFNMPYEKIEF
- a CDS encoding VOC family protein, whose amino-acid sequence is MIERIDHVSLAVPDFEKAKNFFESLGAVAGVGAKDDNTKFYWQIFSLGDMSRIELITPTDKGSFLDGFMESRGSGVHHITLQTHDIKKAISKLDQMGVPYFGYHEYPGGVWKEIFIHPKHAFGVLIQIAEFNADDWLSPEVKMPDGQYKIEVNNDKVLLILPHPGGGTATIQLTKEQAKNLAQSLLSYTEA
- a CDS encoding AAA family ATPase — encoded protein: MQELVSFLSNPKAYDHPVDTVTVVQTHISYVFIAKPYVYKLKKPVDFGFLNFVSFEDRKFYTFEEYRLNSRISPEIYLGVVVVVKDGKKLRLVEDGKYDEKNVAAYCLKMKYIDDTYSLKNMLMQGINNQLLSLIAQKIYMFHKEADNTEGLQGFGGINEISKNSLENFDQIEKYIGAIVTEDDYDCMRKWTDNFIKHNTTLFENRNAQGFVRDCHGDLHCEHIYYKDGTIIILDCIEFNKRFRYIDTISDIAFLLMDLDVNGNTADSNRLCAQYIQLSGDYDGVLVLPFYKAYRAMVRAKINSFQSDNEGITQQEKDACIQKASQYFQLAKHYMQQNTKGVVYTVFGNIGSGKSTIAMELASLTGGIVINSDAVRKKLAGLDVFDKAKSKAGEGIYTPQMTEKVYATMKQKALAIAHAGMPVILDGTFYSKEIRRNFYQFFKDEGIGIQFVYAQCPEEELLRRIEKREKDASISDADVETFMQLKDRFEKPDNDEQQVYKINTESGIDDIYNQLKNIIIIKNK
- a CDS encoding transglycosylase SLT domain-containing protein, translating into MKKLHYISYLLIFIILIEFVDTKLFCKNLLELYSDPVFSEEGLQNAINYNPDNDSIFLPKLEGKDIFTAINDLSVCRIPDVRKFLYIYLTRGREYTITAIKRSHLYMPLIREQMQQYEGIPEDIALLPLLESAFNPYAVSRSNAVGIWQFLPSTAKILGLQINDFVDERRDIIKSTNAALRHLNHLNNTFNSWELALLAYNGGCGYLSRTMKANGYHHFYDLIESGVLRKETAEYIYRYAALALIYKYPELFSIEKDLLKPDNDYDIELVEIRYPVRINVLTEKCNIPSEFIKLYNPQLKKNITPPKERNYILLLPKGSKEKIEEYKDQIYTLKFTSIKTHKVKSGETLSQIAKRYRASPQTIITINNITHPDFIHQGQVLYIPIN
- a CDS encoding cupin domain-containing protein translates to MDQLIENIGKKIQYFRKKNDITLKELAEKIHATPSLISQIEHGKANPSLATLKAIADVFNVPIGLFFENEIKKTAPSPVIRKNTHRRLLTDGNVSYTLLNPDSNEMEVILIEFPPGASTGEEHYHHDGYEVGYIMKGELTVALEDNEYNLQQGDSIAFKSLRSHKIKNNSSQTTLALWVNLVPWIFVK
- a CDS encoding M48 family metallopeptidase, which produces MTNTNPDIQSAIYTKTKVKLSIVHMVLELFLLGVGSFTISKPLYQLLSPLIKNDYILLLAFFVSFGGLLSLILLPLEFYQSYIIEHTFGLSNQTVFDWCIEELKSLLVSIVIGLPLILLFYYLIKVTALWWLYFAIVVFIFAIILAKIAPVLIFPLFYTFTPIDNNDLKNSLNELMQQHGLHVSGIFSFNMIKDTKKANAAFTGLGRTRRIILSDTMLNVFDVNEIKTVFAHELGHYVYKHIVKNIVLSGIIIVGSFYVCSYLYEITLYTVGYSSRFDIAALPLLIFYLSIFSMLLMPLLNTLSRYYEKQADMYALKVTGDPESFISTMEKLAAMNLSQKEQHPVIEFLLYSHPTIAKRIELAKNYRATTS